A part of Nitrososphaerales archaeon genomic DNA contains:
- the rpsJ gene encoding 30S ribosomal protein S10: MPQFARIKLTSTNLKNLEQVCKEIISITEKTGVKRKGPIPLPTKKLKVVTRKAPSGQGSHTFDRWEMRIHRRLIDMDADDRTMRQLMRLRVPEDVFIEVSLKT, from the coding sequence ATGCCACAATTCGCAAGGATCAAACTCACATCGACCAATCTTAAGAATTTAGAGCAGGTCTGTAAAGAGATTATTAGTATTACTGAAAAGACTGGTGTAAAGCGAAAAGGTCCCATACCTTTACCCACGAAGAAGCTAAAGGTAGTTACAAGAAAAGCCCCGTCAGGTCAGGGTAGCCATACCTTCGATCGGTGGGAGATGCGTATTCATAGAAGGTTGATCGATATGGATGCCGATGATCGAACGATGCGCCAATTGATGAGATTGAGGGTTCCTGAGGATGTATTCATAGAAGTAAGCCTCAAAACTTAA